Below is a window of Gossypium hirsutum isolate 1008001.06 chromosome A12, Gossypium_hirsutum_v2.1, whole genome shotgun sequence DNA.
ACATTGCATACACCTGAACTACCGCATCACTCGATTAGATTCGTGCATttcaatcattaaaaaaattatcaatggcACTTTCATGTGCCAGATACTGCGATTGGCCAATAATTTGATCAGGACGCATTCTTGAAGCCTCAAATCTGTATATGACATTTATATAAACTAAAGTACAAATCTATAAATTTTAGCATGTtcctaatatttaatttcaaatgctGGAATAAAAAATCGAAAACTTTGAAATTAATAAACTAACATCCTCTTTGGTTTGTTGATCTAAAACTAGTCAGATATCCCTAAGCTCGATCGGTATATCACTGTGTCTCACAGGGTTACTCCatctattcaaataatatgttattttaaaattacaacaataaaaaataaaaatggtaatgatattatcaaatgaattttaccatACTACAAGTAGGAATTCGTAGGGGAGTTCCACTCGGGGGCATAAAAATAGTAGTTGATACTATGCACACGATTGAAGAAGAAGTATGCAActgccaaatttaactttttcGAGTATCGTTGCTCGACACATTTCTCGGTATAATGTCGCTAGCACCAGTGATCCCTAACTAAGTTGTCTCGTTTTTTTCAAGTCGGCTAGTAGTAGTAGCCACCTTAAATGTATCAGATTGTAAGATTTATCTGGCATTAGTAAACCCCTGATTAACCTTAAGATGAATGCACATGAAAATTATTCTTTTTCAACATCACTCACAGAAGCCTCGATAGTTTGTAAGTTGTCCTCCAACCATCTCATCTCGATCCAGCTACCCCTAAACTTGTTCGACACCTTTCCTAGTAGTCACTTGCATGTTGCACTCCAATTGACACTAATAGCTGGCCTTGTAACAACTTCCCCATCAACCGATAGACCGAGTTGTAAATTAAATTCCTCGAGCGTGATTGTACACTCACCGCAAAGAAGATAGAATGTGTGTCTCTGGTCTCATCTTTTGACTAAAGCACTGATAAGTGGGGGATCCAATTTACTGGTCTCATCTTTTGACTAAAGCACTGATAAGTGggggatccaatttagtccccccAAGCATGCGAGCCACGTATAAAAATCATGCATCTCGCAAGTGTCCATAAATGACATCTGGTGCACTTTCCCTTAAATTGTTTATATACGTCTCCAAAATATGATCTTCGGGCtgagtatataaacataaaaaattaataatctaaataGCATAATGattaactattttttttgttgaaaatactAGTATTTATTAGGCACTTGGCTCAAAGTGGGAACAATAAAGGATTACAGCTGGAACAAGCAGAATAAACATGAAAAGgcaaaagtaaaaaagaaatcaaatggcTAGAAAACAAAGAAACAAGGCAGTAATGACACCGCccatagaaaaagaaaaaccatcaatGCAAGAAAACCAAAACCCACTCGTAGCCAAAGCTAGAAGATAAGCACAAAATACCAGTCGAAAAAACTTCTCTCTTCTTGTAAAAGACGAAAATTTTAGATGATAGAACAGAGAAAATCAACACTTTGAGACCAACCATGGAGAAAcaaaagaaacctctccaaaatCAAAGCATTCTACAGCGAAAAATGATGCATTTGTGACCAAAGCGCCCAATCCTTTTCTACTATCTTTAATACCGAGTCAGGAACACCATTGACCCAAAGACCAGAAAACTGTATTCTCCTACCTTTCATAGCCAGAGTATGGGCCGCTCCATTATTCCGATAGGGAACGAACAGGTACTGCACTTCTTCAAAGTATTTTTCCAACATCTGAATATGACTAATAATGGATCTAAGAACTGATTTGTCTTTTTTCTTTGCCTTAAGTTTTTTGATAACCGTCATAGAGTCCCCTTTAACCACAAGACATAGAAAGCCCATTCGAGATGCAAAAAATAAAGTCCTTTCACATGCCCTTACTTCCACCACGAATGCGTCAACAACATCCGTAAACAGATAAGTTTCTACCCCTACTACTTTTCCTTCAGAATCTCTAGCTAGGACTGCAGTTGATGAAGTTTTAGAGTTACTTTGAAAAGTTGcatcaaaatttaatttgataaaacctAACTTTGGGGGCCTCCAAACTTCATTTGATAGGGAATCACAAGACACTTCCATTTTCTCTTTACATAAATCAAGTTATTGACCATAGCCTCGAATAAACCCTAACACTTTCTGCAAAGAAAAATTAATACCCTCATGAATCAACTTATTTCTTCTGTACCACAGAGCCCATAAGGAGATTGCAATATATTGTTTATTATGATCATCTGCTAAACAGAAAGTATTAACAAAGTGATTTTTGCAGCTCAAAGTGGTATCAACAGGGGCGATTCTGATTTGAAAAGATGTCCAAACACTCTGTAACATATCATAGGACCACAATAGGTGGTCAGTATTCTCTGGTGCTGCCCTACAAAGGGGACAATCAACTCTAACCCGCAAGGTCCTTTGCTTCAGATTACAGAAATTAGGCAGAAAGTTGTTAAACAATCAccatacatgaattttgatttttgttggtACATGCATAGCCCATAATGACCTGTAAAAATCCTTGTAACCCACATTATTAGGATTGATGTAATTTGTGTATAGAAGATGTTCTGTAATTAAGACCTGTATCCAATTTTTACTGAATATTCCCTCGAGCCTTCATACTTCCAGACCAACGTATCCTCTGATCGAGCTCCAGACAATGGAATGGACAAAATACGCTCAACATGCACAGCATCAAAAATGTTATGAATCAACTCATTATTCCAGGTACTGGTTTCAACATCAATTAATGGTCCACTGTCGTCCAATTTGGTCTAATATTATATCCTGATATTCTATTATTTTTCGATTCCAAAGAGCCAAGGTTCATTCCAAATATTAATGCTAACCCCATTGCCAACTCGTCATAAAAGCCTATCTGCAATCAGATCTCTAGCACTGCAAATGTTCCTCCAGGTAAATAATGGGTAAGATCCTATCCTTGCTGATAGAATATCTGAATAAGGAAAATAACAGGCCTTAAGAACTTTGGCTAATAAACCGTTGGGCTGGGATAAAACACGCCAAATTTGTTTTGCTAATAAGGCTTTATTAAACAAGAACAAATTTTTAAACCCCAGCCCACCATCGCTTTTCGGACAACTCAAAGCATCCCAACTAGTCCAATGAATACCTTTAAACGGTTTATTATTAGACCACCAGAACTTGTTCATGATACCTTTAAGTTTACAACATAAAGTTTTTGGCAAAGCAAAACATTGCATCACATAAACTGGAATAGCCTGTAATACAGACTTAAGAAATACCTCTTTCCCCCCATTGATAAGTAGCGAAGACTCTAGCTTACAATACGTTTTCTGAAATGATCAATAAAATTGGCAAAAGCCCAGTTCTTCTTCCGTCCAACTTTCATAGCAACCCTAAGTATTTCTCTGGAGTTGATGCTAGCCTAACACCCAAAACATTAATAATTCTGTCTTTAACATCTGCTCCCACATTAGCCCCAAAATAAAtcagagatttgtcaaaattCACCCTCTGACCAGAAAgcatctcatattcctttataatattttgaacCACTTGAACCCCCTTAATGGACGCATCTCCAAAAAGTATACAGCCGTCTGTAAAAAACAAGTGATTTATCAATAATCTTTCCCTTCCAACCGAAGCACCCCTCATCAGTCTATTCTGCTTAGCCTCATTAATAAAGGTTGAAAAGCCCTCTGCACAAATAGGAAAGAGGTAAGAGCTAAGAGGGTCGCATTGTCTTAATCCTCTTGAAGGTGAGAACCACTCACTATTCGACCCATTAAGGCTTACAGAATAGGAAACCAAACAAATGCATCTCATTATAAGAACAATCGAATCTGTATGAAAACGTAAATGAGTCATCATTCTTGCCAAGAAATCCCATTCCACTCGATCATACACCTTAATCATATCGAGTTTAAGCGCAAAATTTCCCTTCTtccctttcttcttcattttcatcgAGTGAAAGACCTCATAAGCAATAAATACATTATCCGAAATATGCCTTCCGGGGAGAAAATCTCCTTGAGTTTCATTAATGCAACTTCCTAAAATAGCGCTCATTCGATGCACCAGATCTTttgcaataattttataaacaacATTGCAAAGACTTATAGGTCTAAAATGAGAAAGATTCTTTGGTTTATCTACTTTAGAAATTAAGACTATTCGGGTTTTATTAATAGCTTCCATTTCATAATGCCCATTAAGAACAGATAAGCAATAGATAGAAATTTCAGAACCAATAAGATGCCAGTACCTTTGGAAGAAAATTGCTGGAAAACCATCAATGCCAGGAGCTTTTAAAGGCGCCATCCTCTTTACAGCATAAGTGATATCCTCTTTTGTGAATTGTTTAATTAAAAGAGCATTCATCTTAGTAGTGACTCTTTTCTCCACTAACCCGAAAAGACGATCATCAAAGCCCATCTCAGAAGCTGAAAATAAGTCACCAAAAAACTTCGAAGCAAGTTTAAGCATCTCCTCCGTCGTGGAAACCTTTTCACCATTTTCCCCCTCTAATTCTTTGATTCAACCACATACTTAACGTTGAAAAGCTACTTGATGAAATTAACTCGCGTTTCTATCTCCATTCTTCAGCCAATTGACTCGAACCTATTGTTCCCAAAAAATTTCTTCTTGGTCAGCTTTTAAGTTGAGGCCCAATTGAATATCTGTGATCTCAGCAAGAATCTCATCAGTTGGATCCCGGTTATAAAGGCAGTTTAGCCTATTTTCAAAATCCACCTGTTTATTTTTTGCTTTCTAATATTGTGCCGACTCTAACTCTAAAGCTGTTGTCCCAATTTCTCAAGCTTATCTAGAACACTTTCAGCAATATTCACCCAGCTTCTTTTAATCTCCTCATCAAAAGAATTTTCTAGAATCTAATTTGCCtcaaaacgaaaagaatttcAGCCATACCATGGAATTTATTTATGCCTTCCTATAGTATCCATTAAAATTGGACAATGGTCTGAGAAAGAATGGGATAGATGTTCTAATTGATAATTGGAACAAATATTAATCCAACTCAACGAGGCAACACCCCGATCCAGTCTCTCCCTGATGTTGGTTGATAAAAATCAGCCTCGTTCCCATGTAAACCATCTACCAATATACCCTAGATCATTAAGTCCACAATTTTCCAATATTGTTCTAAATTCTTGCATATTACGTTCAGCATGAAGCCTTCCACCATTCTTTTCCAAAGaactcataatttcattaaaatccccCATCACAAGCCAATGAGTCATTTGGTTCTGCCCTAATCGTCGAAGTAAATCCCAAGACTCTCTCCTATTTTATTCAACCGGGTTCTCATAAAAATCCGTCAAATGCCAAACCGCATCAACCTCGTCATCGTGCACCTCGACATCAATATGGGAGGAAGAAAAACTCTTTATTTGGATCAAAGAATTTCCTTTCCAACCCAAAATAGTCCTTTTTTCGAGCCCAATGCCCCAATATCAATCCCATTTTCAAAACCACACTTCAATCTCACCGCTTCCATCTTTTTAGCACTTAATTTTGTTTCTATAAGAAACAAAATTCGGGGATTAATGACTCTCAATTTGTTTTTGAGCCTTTTAACATTTCGTGATCTCCCCAAACCACGAACATTCCAGTTAAGaattttcattgcatttggctGCTCTGTTCCCCAGAGGTAGCCTTTAAGTCAAGAAGTCCTTCATCCATCTTGTTCCCTTCATTCATCGATAGTCCTTCCACAACCCTCTGTCATTTTTTCCCTTCCAAATTATCTAAAGGGACATTTTTCTCCTCTAAAATTAGATCTGTGGGCCCCTTTccaaaatcatcattaattaaaacgCCACTGTCCAGATTACGCCAATTGTTGGTATCTTTAAAAACAATCTGTTGATTTGATTTCAAATAGATAAATTTGGGATTTGAAAATTGATTCCATGATTCCCCCATTAAATTACGCCCCAAATCATTCCCTCATTTATTACTTTGATTGTTGCCTTCCAAACTTTCGTTGCTCCACTGTGAACCATCAGCTTGTCGGAGCCACCTACTCGCCACCATATTTCGCCGTTGCTCGTAGCACTCAACGATATGTCTAAACCAAAAACAATCTTGTTTGGTTCTATTCAAAGTCGAAGTGGACAATAACTTTCACCATGCCCCAACTTGCCACAAATGAAACAAAACAAACTCAATTTTTCATATTGAAAACGAGCATAAACAGTAATTTCTTTAtcaatttggattttttttctttcgtttcAATGGGGAAGAAACATCCGAACGAACACAAATACGCATAAATTTCTTCAAACCCATGGTCGGGATTGATGTGTCATATTCtagaaatttttctaaaaaatctcCAAACTGTTTGGCCATTGTTTCTGTCATCAAACCTGGAGGCAAGTCATGGATTTGAACCCAGAATTCAGTaaagtttaaaattatatttgatgGATTTTCTCTTTTTTGGATTGTTTACAGGATCAGCAAGTGGTTGTTGAAGAACCAAGGAGAACCAGTAAGTACCCACTGCACATCAACTTTATGGAAAAACTGAAAAAGATACATTTTATCTCCTAGATCCGTAATACATATTCCTCCAATTGGATGCCACAAATCAACCATATTATTGCGTAACGACGGAAAATGGACCACACTATCCGTGAGACATCATCCCACCAAACAGAATTGATAGCTTTGATCCACAAGCTCTACTTCCTCCTGGAACGCCTCTTCTTCCTCATCCAACAATCTCAGATTTGCTAGATCCTCTTTCATACCAAAAACACTCCAAAGGAAAAACTAGAGACTAGATAAAATCCAATCGAAAGAagataaaaaatcaaaacaaaagaagaaCTAAATGGAAAAAATTTTGCAATAAAAAAAACGTGTCATGAGACAGACAAAGAACGTTTCATGAGACAGACCGCAGATGgtataattaactatttaaaattaaataatttaataatattttcttacaaTTTGTAATTGAACACCGAAGATATACTTGTCATACAAACGAAAAAACTtatttgtcatttaaaaattataacaaataaaataaaatcgaagaGAATAAAACTCAGAAAAAGAGTTAAAATAATTGAGGATagaaaattggaaattgaaactTGAAGATTGAAAAAATAGGATGGAAGAATGAGTGTTGAGTATTTGGTTGAAAAGAATAGAGTttggaggggtttatataggaaaTTTTATAGTTTGTTGGAGTCATTGGAAAAGTTACTATTAAAAGAAAAATGCGTCCTACAGGGCGCGTTTTACTGATGTGGCAGTGAAAAGGCACCTTGTAGGAcgcatttttctttctctttcaaaaacaacttagattagtaaatttttagaaaatcagcatagtttctcaaaataaaaaatcagcATATTTAGATAAATCTACCGCCATATtcgcttattattatttttatttggcaTAACCACTTATTTGGCCCTCTAATtttacagaaaagaaaaaaaaattattttagcctcTTATTTAATTTGCTTTTGTATTTTTTAACTCTTGAACTTGCATTATTTgtcaaaatggatgaaaaagctAACCTATGTTAGCTTTGTTGATCATCACATGCGAATCcatgttagcaattaattaaatttttaaaaattaaaaaatatttttatacttttttaatgactattatttttaaaaaatatatatatatatttttttacaatttttttatttttttaattaaaaaaaggttAATTGATTGCTTATTTGATATCCATGTGTTTtgttaacttttccatctattttgagtgtctaaaagagatgaaaaattacatgagggactaaaatgatttttttgtaaagttaaagggtcaaataagttattatatttttttatttccggAAGGACAAAAAGTAATCtagatttttttgtttatattaataatttctgCTGTTAGAAACAAATCAAACCCTTTCTATTaatcaatttataatattaaaaattgatcCATCCACTATTAAATTTGCGATGAAATATAAGGATAAATTTTTaccagtaaaaataaataaaattttaacagaaaagttaatttatttattttttctaataaaaatggGACTTTTTTTGTATGAAGAGCAGTAAAATAGTattgaaatttagaatttaaatttgaaaaaataaaataagtttgtAAGTTAAACGAGAtgatttttttgttgttgtcTGGATCAGGACCACCTGTTTATTTTTCGAACGGGATTGGATCAAATTCAAAACCAGTTAAATTCAAGTTACTTTGCCATTCTTCTTAACCGAAAGAGGATCATCCCATCCTCTGAATTTagtaaaaattcaatataattacaaaaattttctcaaataaaaaccataaaataaataaatttcttcgaggcaaaaataaaaatgttttaaactaaaatgaaaaaaaaatcaaaattctaaTTTGCTCACTTTTTCTATGTCACTACAAAAGCACAATAAATCAACATTCTCTTAGTGTTACATTTCTTTATAGTTCTAACTATTAGCTTTGCTTTAAAAAtaaatgtaagaaagaaaactatATTACTCACTTTTATAATCAAGAGTAACATCAAGAAAACTATATTACTCACTTTTATAATCAAGAGTAACATCAAGGGCTATATTTGACTCTGCCACCCTATAATACGGTACTTGCAAAAGCCAGAAGAAGATATGACAGCAATAAGAAAAAAGGATCCAAGCCATTACCATATCAACCAGAACATGACATTCAAGATTTC
It encodes the following:
- the LOC107919333 gene encoding uncharacterized protein; translation: MEVSCDSLSNEVWRPPKLGFIKLNFDATFQSNSKTSSTAVLARDSEGKVVGVETYLFTDVVDAFVVEVRACERTLFFASRMGFLCLVVKGDSMTVIKKLKAKKKDKSVLRSIISHIQMLEKYFEEVQYLFVPYRNNGAAHTLAMKGRRIQFSGLWVNGVPDSVLKIVEKDWALWSQMHHFSL